A window of the Pseudomonas furukawaii genome harbors these coding sequences:
- a CDS encoding DUF1272 domain-containing protein, whose translation MLELRPNCECCDRDLPADSDQARICSFECTFCRDCVEQRLAGACPNCGGELVRRPIRPASKLQRFPASSQRIHKPGDCPA comes from the coding sequence ATGCTGGAACTACGCCCCAACTGCGAGTGCTGCGACCGCGACCTGCCAGCGGATTCCGACCAGGCGCGGATCTGCTCCTTCGAGTGCACTTTCTGCCGCGACTGTGTCGAACAGCGCCTGGCCGGAGCCTGCCCCAACTGCGGCGGTGAACTGGTGCGTCGCCCCATTCGACCCGCCAGCAAGCTGCAGCGATTTCCGGCTTCGAGCCAGCGCATCCACAAACCCGGCGACTGCCCTGCCTGA
- the nfuA gene encoding Fe-S biogenesis protein NfuA, with product MSAITITQAAEDYLADLLEKQNTPGIGIRIFITQPGTQYAETCIAYCKPGEQKPEDNAVALASFTAWIDGVSEPFLEDAIVDYATDRMGGQLTIKAPNAKVPMVNEDSPLNERINYYLQTEVNPGLASHGGQVSLVDVVEEGIAVLQFGGGCQGCGMVDMTLKDGVEKTLMERIPELKGVRDVTDHSNRENAYY from the coding sequence ATGAGCGCCATCACCATTACCCAAGCTGCCGAGGACTATCTGGCTGATCTGCTGGAGAAGCAGAACACCCCGGGCATCGGCATTCGTATCTTCATCACCCAACCGGGTACCCAATACGCCGAGACCTGCATCGCCTACTGCAAGCCGGGTGAGCAGAAGCCCGAGGACAACGCCGTTGCCCTGGCGTCTTTCACCGCCTGGATCGATGGCGTCAGCGAGCCGTTCCTCGAGGACGCCATCGTCGACTACGCCACCGACCGCATGGGTGGCCAGCTGACCATCAAGGCGCCGAACGCCAAGGTGCCGATGGTCAACGAGGACAGTCCCCTCAACGAGCGCATCAACTACTACCTGCAGACCGAAGTGAACCCCGGCCTCGCCAGCCACGGTGGCCAGGTGAGCCTGGTGGATGTGGTGGAAGAGGGCATCGCGGTGCTGCAGTTCGGCGGCGGCTGCCAAGGCTGCGGCATGGTCGACATGACCCTCAAGGACGGCGTCGAGAAAACCTTGATGGAGCGTATCCCGGAGCTGAAGGGGGTGCGTGACGTCACCGACCACAGCAACCGCGAAAACGCCTATTACTGA
- a CDS encoding GlxA family transcriptional regulator yields the protein MDPIRTIACLAFPDVMSLDVTGPLQVFASANVERQRQGLPASYALQLLGPDVGPVKTSAGFSLVAERAWREVDPGDLDTLLIAGGQGVDVQRRDQALLDWLRLAETKVRRLGSICSGALVLAAAGLLQGRLATTHWADVDALCQHADIEVQGDRLHTFAPDGCDGDAHVFTSAGVTAGIDLALALVEADLGRPTALAVARRLVLYLRRPGGQAQFSPLLHTDPVRTPRLAALLDWIPAHLGDDLSLDRLAAQAHMSPRSLSRAFADELGLTPGKYVERVRLEAARGLLLDAQASIATVARLTGFGHPENLRRTFHKHLSVSPQEYAERFGRSPRERG from the coding sequence ATGGACCCGATTCGCACCATCGCCTGCCTCGCCTTTCCCGATGTGATGAGCCTGGATGTGACCGGCCCCTTGCAGGTGTTCGCTTCAGCCAATGTCGAGCGCCAGCGTCAGGGATTGCCGGCCAGCTATGCACTTCAGTTGCTGGGCCCCGACGTCGGCCCCGTGAAAACCTCAGCAGGTTTTTCGCTGGTGGCCGAACGCGCCTGGCGGGAGGTTGATCCTGGCGACCTGGACACCCTGCTGATCGCGGGCGGCCAGGGCGTCGATGTCCAGCGCCGGGACCAGGCACTGCTGGACTGGCTGCGTCTGGCGGAAACCAAAGTGCGACGCCTCGGTTCGATCTGCTCGGGCGCCCTGGTGCTGGCTGCCGCAGGATTGCTGCAAGGCCGTCTTGCGACCACCCACTGGGCGGACGTGGATGCGCTCTGCCAACACGCCGATATCGAAGTCCAGGGCGACCGCCTGCACACCTTCGCCCCCGATGGATGCGATGGCGACGCTCATGTATTCACCTCGGCAGGCGTCACCGCCGGAATCGACCTCGCGCTGGCCCTGGTGGAAGCCGACCTCGGGCGCCCCACCGCACTGGCGGTGGCCAGGCGGCTGGTGCTCTATCTGCGTCGCCCCGGAGGGCAGGCGCAGTTCAGCCCGCTGCTGCACACCGACCCGGTGCGCACACCGCGGCTGGCCGCTCTGCTGGACTGGATACCCGCCCACCTCGGCGACGATCTTTCCCTTGATCGCCTCGCTGCCCAGGCCCACATGTCGCCCCGTTCGCTGTCACGGGCATTCGCTGACGAGCTGGGCCTGACGCCCGGCAAGTACGTGGAGCGCGTGCGCCTGGAGGCCGCGCGAGGCCTGCTGCTGGACGCCCAGGCCTCCATTGCCACCGTGGCCCGACTGACGGGGTTCGGTCACCCGGAAAACCTGCGTCGCACCTTTCATAAGCACCTGTCCGTCAGCCCGCAGGAGTATGCGGAGCGCTTCGGACGCTCACCCCGGGAACGAGGATGA
- a CDS encoding fatty acid cis/trans isomerase — protein MLLGRTTLAAEISYSRDIQPIFTQKCVACHACYDSPCQLNLGSAEGAARGASKLSVYDGGRTRAQAPSRLYFDARGEEAWRRKDFHSVLDASGAQAALMARMLELGRSNPPEPNAKLPADLELGISRQNQCPRPGEFDDFARKHPRAGMPFAVTGLSEQEHQTLQRWLAEGARVEEQVIRPSAVEQRQVEAWERLLNAPGAREALVGRWLFEHLFLAHLYFDGGEAGRFFQLVRSRTPSGEPIDPIATRRPNDDPGSTFYYRFWPIQGVIVHKTHITYPLSDRKLARVRELFFSSDWQADAVPGYGAQRRANPFETFQAIPARARYQFMLDNAEYFVRTFIRGPVCRGQIATDVIRDNFWTLFQDPAHDLYITDAQYREQATPLLAMPGQFDDIGDLLGLWRSYRNKRNDYEALRMQAYADAPPPSWAHIWAGNDNALLSIFRQFDSASVRKGLIGEVPQTLWWMDYPLFERTYYQLVVNFDVFGNVSHQAQTRLYFDLIRNGAEVNFLRLMPPGARRALLDDWYQNSGKVKMWLDYQRIDSDTATGLVLAGDDPKRDFAQALLARYASLNARPDPINRCVDGRCYRSDIAPEWQQVEQVLSRLASRPAAGLKVIEQLPEATLLRVELPNGQREVYSLLRNRAHSNVAFMLGEELRYQPGLDSLTLYPGVLSSYPNFIFNLKAEEVPSFVGQLERVRDGVGFDKVVERWGIRRTHPRFWTYFHDMSAYIREKEPIEAGILDMNRYQNL, from the coding sequence ATGCTGCTGGGGCGCACCACGCTGGCGGCGGAGATTTCCTACAGCCGCGACATCCAGCCGATCTTTACCCAGAAGTGCGTGGCCTGCCATGCCTGCTACGACTCGCCGTGCCAGCTCAACCTGGGCAGTGCCGAGGGCGCGGCGCGGGGCGCGAGCAAGCTGTCGGTCTACGATGGTGGCCGCACCCGGGCGCAGGCGCCCAGTCGGCTGTATTTCGATGCCCGGGGCGAGGAAGCCTGGCGGCGCAAGGACTTCCACTCGGTGCTGGACGCCAGCGGGGCCCAGGCGGCGCTGATGGCGCGGATGCTGGAACTGGGCCGGAGCAATCCGCCCGAACCCAACGCCAAGCTGCCCGCCGACCTGGAACTGGGCATCAGCCGGCAGAACCAGTGCCCGCGTCCGGGGGAGTTCGATGACTTCGCCAGGAAGCATCCCCGCGCCGGTATGCCCTTTGCCGTCACCGGGCTCAGCGAGCAGGAGCACCAGACCCTTCAGCGCTGGCTGGCGGAAGGCGCCAGGGTCGAGGAACAGGTCATCCGGCCCAGCGCCGTCGAGCAGCGGCAGGTCGAAGCCTGGGAGCGACTGCTGAACGCGCCCGGCGCGCGGGAGGCACTGGTGGGGCGCTGGCTGTTCGAGCACCTGTTCCTCGCCCACCTCTATTTCGACGGTGGCGAAGCGGGACGCTTCTTCCAGCTGGTGCGCTCGCGCACCCCCAGCGGCGAGCCCATCGACCCCATCGCCACCCGGCGGCCCAACGACGATCCGGGCAGCACCTTCTACTACCGTTTCTGGCCCATCCAGGGCGTGATCGTCCACAAGACCCACATCACCTACCCCCTGAGCGACCGGAAGCTGGCGAGGGTCCGGGAACTCTTCTTCAGCTCCGACTGGCAGGCCGATGCCGTGCCCGGCTACGGTGCCCAACGCCGCGCCAACCCCTTCGAGACCTTCCAGGCCATCCCGGCCCGGGCGCGTTACCAGTTCATGCTGGATAACGCCGAGTATTTCGTGCGCACCTTCATCCGGGGCCCGGTGTGTCGCGGGCAGATCGCCACCGATGTGATCCGGGACAACTTCTGGACCCTGTTCCAGGATCCGGCCCACGACCTCTACATCACCGATGCGCAGTACCGCGAGCAGGCTACGCCGTTGCTGGCCATGCCCGGCCAGTTCGACGACATCGGGGATCTGCTGGGGCTCTGGCGCAGCTATCGCAACAAGCGCAACGATTACGAGGCACTGCGCATGCAGGCCTACGCCGACGCGCCGCCGCCGAGCTGGGCTCATATCTGGGCCGGCAACGACAACGCGCTGCTGTCCATCTTCCGCCAGTTCGACAGCGCTTCGGTCCGCAAGGGCCTGATCGGCGAGGTGCCCCAGACCCTCTGGTGGATGGACTATCCGCTGTTTGAACGCACCTACTACCAACTGGTGGTCAACTTCGACGTCTTCGGCAATGTCTCGCACCAGGCGCAGACGCGCCTGTACTTCGACCTGATCCGCAATGGCGCCGAGGTCAACTTTCTTCGCCTGATGCCGCCGGGTGCGCGCAGGGCCCTGCTGGACGACTGGTACCAGAACAGCGGCAAGGTGAAGATGTGGCTGGATTACCAGCGCATCGACAGTGATACCGCCACTGGGCTGGTGCTGGCGGGCGACGATCCCAAGCGGGATTTCGCCCAGGCCTTGCTGGCCCGGTATGCCAGTCTCAATGCGCGTCCGGACCCCATCAACCGCTGCGTCGACGGACGCTGCTATCGGAGCGACATAGCACCGGAATGGCAGCAGGTGGAACAGGTGCTGAGCCGTCTGGCGAGCCGGCCGGCGGCGGGGCTCAAGGTGATCGAGCAGTTGCCCGAGGCCACGCTGCTTCGTGTGGAGTTGCCCAATGGCCAGCGTGAGGTCTACAGCCTGTTGCGCAATCGCGCCCACAGCAACGTGGCCTTCATGCTGGGCGAGGAGCTGCGCTACCAGCCGGGGCTGGACAGCCTGACGCTCTATCCGGGCGTGCTCAGCAGCTATCCCAATTTCATCTTCAACCTGAAGGCGGAGGAGGTGCCGTCCTTCGTGGGCCAGTTGGAGCGGGTGAGGGACGGCGTCGGCTTCGACAAGGTGGTGGAGCGCTGGGGCATCCGCCGGACCCATCCGCGGTTCTGGACCTACTTCCACGACATGTCGGCCTACATCCGGGAGAAAGAGCCGATAGAGGCGGGCATATTGGACATGAATCGTTATCAGAATTTGTGA